A region from the Coffea eugenioides isolate CCC68of chromosome 9, Ceug_1.0, whole genome shotgun sequence genome encodes:
- the LOC113783065 gene encoding enoyl-CoA delta isomerase 1, peroxisomal-like: protein MCSLEKRGSVFILTLTGNDDHRLNPTLIDSIRAALQQVKAESTGPSALITTAQGKYFSNGYDLKWAGSNVGGAQLMSSKLRSLVSELITLPMPTIAAITGHASAAGFVLALCHDYHLMRKDRGFLYVSELDIGYKVPLWFAALIKSKVGSPKARREMIMKAAKLTAEMALERGIIDSAHDGAEETVDAAVKLGEELVRRKWSGHMYAQNRTAVLDEVLSTLGFDETVGDYGSSTKTFSRL, encoded by the coding sequence ATGTGCTCCCTGGAGAAGCGAGGCAGCGTCTTTATACTGACCCTAACCGGCAACGATGACCACCGGTTAAACCCGACGCTCATCGACTCCATCCGGGCCGCGCTCCAGCAAGTCAAAGCCGAATCTACTGGCCCCTCGGCCCTGATAACCACGGCCCAAGGTAAGTATTTCTCCAACGGCTACGACCTTAAGTGGGCCGGAAGCAATGTCGGCGGCGCACAGCTCATGTCCTCCAAGCTTCGTTCTCTCGTTTCCGAACTAATCACTCTGCCCATGCCCACCATCGCGGCTATCACCGGCCACGCCTCCGCAGCCGGCTTCGTCTTGGCGCTGTGTCACGACTACCATCTAATGCGAAAGGATCGAGGGTTTCTCTACGTGAGCGAGCTGGATATCGGATACAAGGTTCCTCTCTGGTTTGCGGCTTTGATAAAGAGCAAAGTTGGCTCGCCAAAGGCACGGCGGGAGATGATAATGAAAGCGGCTAAGCTGACAGCTGAGATGGCTCTGGAGAGGGGCATTATCGACTCGGCGCATGATGGCGCGGAGGAGACGGTTGACGCTGCCGTGAAACTAGGGGAGGAGTTGGTGAGAAGGAAGTGGAGTGGACACATGTACGCTCAGAATAGGACGGCTGTGCTGGATGAGGTGTTGAGTACGCTTGGATTTGACGAAACCGTGGGTGATTATGGGAGCTCAACCAAGACTTTTTCAAGACTCTGA